A region of Nitrospirota bacterium DNA encodes the following proteins:
- a CDS encoding NUDIX domain-containing protein translates to MPSGGEIFETVDAEGRVTGLAARAELHGNPSLIHRVVHVLVFNNQGSLLLQKRSMNKDIAPGRWDTSVGGHVNPGEDVRDAALREMREELGITPSGLPFLYSYLYRNHRESELVSTFTCVCEEEVHFNAGEIDEVRFWKLQSIREQIGKGVFSNHFEQEFRHYSHQIEAQQ, encoded by the coding sequence ATGCCTTCAGGCGGGGAAATCTTCGAGACCGTCGATGCCGAAGGCCGCGTAACCGGTCTTGCTGCCCGCGCTGAACTGCATGGCAATCCGTCCCTTATCCACCGCGTCGTTCATGTATTGGTCTTTAATAACCAGGGCAGTCTGCTGCTACAAAAACGCTCGATGAACAAAGATATAGCGCCGGGCAGATGGGATACCTCTGTCGGAGGACATGTCAATCCGGGAGAAGATGTTCGTGATGCCGCTCTTAGAGAAATGAGGGAAGAACTCGGCATCACCCCTTCCGGCCTGCCGTTCCTGTACAGCTATCTCTACAGGAATCATCGCGAGTCTGAACTGGTAAGCACATTCACCTGCGTCTGTGAAGAAGAGGTCCATTTCAATGCCGGGGAAATAGACGAGGTCAGGTTCTGGAAACTGCAGAGCATCAGAGAGCAGATAGGCAAAGGGGTCTTCAGCAATCACTTCGAACAGGAATTCCGTCACTATTCACATCAGATCGAAGCTCAACAATAG
- a CDS encoding response regulator: MRKKILIVDNLEDMLEREKTILNRVSFEIFTASTGHEALSVHREHRVDLMVISLDLPDMSGDKLCSSIRKEADLRQVSVIMTCSNDADCIERATRCGANAHITKPFHSGQLTEQVTKLLSIPQRQSYRVLLRISIKGSFDNKAFFCSSRDISATGIMIETDKQLAKGDLLSCSFFLPGFGKINVDGEIMRTDNSGAIARYGVRFRYLDPACKNGIDTFIANRTGQKI; the protein is encoded by the coding sequence ATGCGAAAAAAGATACTTATTGTGGACAATCTGGAAGACATGCTCGAACGTGAAAAGACGATCCTCAACAGGGTAAGCTTCGAGATATTTACAGCTTCAACAGGTCACGAGGCCCTGTCAGTCCATAGAGAGCATCGGGTTGATCTCATGGTGATATCTCTTGACCTCCCGGACATGAGCGGAGACAAACTCTGTTCCTCTATACGAAAAGAGGCGGATCTCAGGCAGGTGTCGGTCATTATGACCTGCAGCAATGATGCGGACTGTATCGAACGGGCAACGCGCTGCGGTGCCAATGCTCATATAACAAAACCGTTCCATTCCGGTCAGCTTACAGAACAAGTGACAAAACTCCTCTCCATACCGCAGAGACAGAGCTACCGTGTGCTCCTGAGGATATCGATCAAGGGCAGTTTTGACAATAAGGCCTTCTTCTGCTCATCACGTGACATCAGTGCCACAGGCATCATGATCGAAACAGACAAGCAGCTTGCCAAAGGCGATCTTCTGTCCTGTTCTTTTTTTCTGCCCGGCTTTGGAAAGATCAATGTTGACGGAGAGATCATGCGTACAGACAATAGCGGAGCTATCGCACGGTATGGTGTTCGCTTCCGCTATCTGGACCCTGCATGCAAGAACGGCATCGATACCTTTATTGCCAATCGAACAGGACAAAAGATCTGA
- a CDS encoding lytic transglycosylase domain-containing protein yields the protein MLKAAMVICSLFLAVADVSADIYKYVDENGVVCFTDAPYGKKTQHVSSDRISDGISDRKAEKTAQPAAVVFPKDYSRYIQKAASRYALEPELIKAVIKTESNGNHRAVSRKGAKGLMQLMPSTARDMNVSNPFDPEENIEGGARYLKYLLERFNGNMTLALAAYNSGPGTVEKYGNVPPIDETRQYVKRVFNLYNGRKSYTFADASAAPREKIAPIYKVVLEDGTILFTNATLEKNNKTRL from the coding sequence ATGCTTAAAGCCGCGATGGTAATCTGTTCTCTTTTTCTGGCAGTTGCTGATGTTTCTGCTGACATCTATAAATATGTGGATGAGAACGGTGTCGTCTGTTTTACTGATGCTCCCTATGGAAAAAAGACTCAGCATGTCAGCAGCGACAGGATAAGTGACGGTATAAGTGACAGGAAAGCAGAAAAGACAGCACAGCCGGCTGCTGTTGTTTTTCCTAAGGATTATTCCCGATATATTCAGAAGGCTGCGTCAAGATATGCGCTTGAGCCTGAACTGATCAAGGCTGTTATAAAGACAGAGTCCAACGGCAATCACAGGGCCGTCTCCCGAAAGGGTGCGAAGGGTCTTATGCAGCTCATGCCGTCTACAGCGAGGGACATGAACGTCTCCAACCCTTTTGACCCCGAGGAGAACATTGAGGGGGGGGCCAGATACCTGAAATATCTTCTGGAGCGGTTCAACGGGAATATGACCCTTGCGCTTGCTGCGTATAATTCGGGCCCCGGAACAGTTGAGAAATATGGCAATGTCCCTCCTATTGACGAGACGCGCCAGTATGTGAAAAGGGTGTTTAACCTGTACAATGGCAGGAAGAGCTATACGTTTGCAGATGCGAGCGCCGCTCCCCGCGAGAAAATTGCCCCTATCTATAAAGTTGTCCTTGAGGATGGAACAATCCTTTTTACGAACGCCACGCTCGAAAAGAACAATAAGACCAGGCTGTAA
- the nadA gene encoding quinolinate synthase — MTAALSALRSQILTFKQEKNAIILSHNYQRDEVQEIADFVGDSLELSRIAATRDCEMIVFCGVHFMAESAAILSPDKTVLLPEIDAGCPMADMISADAPRPVRKSFPGFDNPPAYIYPPEFTLKDIKKQYPGVPVVAYVNTTAEVKAESDICCTSANVVKIIDSLPGDSVICIPDKNLSMWAAKNTRKKVIAWDGYCNVHERVTVKDIEEAREQHPDAVILAHPECRIEVLEMADHVTSTSGMLRFVQASAEQEFVVGTEIGLMYRLRKENPGKVFYALRKDMICPNMKRTTLQSVLRAFQDTTYVVTVSEDVRIRAKRALDRMLEVV; from the coding sequence ATGACCGCTGCCCTCTCCGCCCTTCGGAGTCAGATCCTGACGTTCAAGCAGGAAAAGAACGCAATAATTTTGTCGCATAATTATCAGCGCGACGAGGTGCAGGAAATAGCCGATTTTGTCGGCGATTCACTCGAGCTTTCGCGCATTGCAGCAACGCGGGACTGTGAAATGATCGTTTTTTGCGGTGTCCATTTTATGGCTGAGAGTGCTGCGATCCTTTCCCCTGATAAGACCGTCCTTTTACCCGAGATCGATGCAGGCTGCCCTATGGCGGACATGATCAGCGCTGATGCTCCGCGGCCGGTGAGAAAAAGCTTTCCCGGTTTTGATAACCCCCCTGCTTACATCTATCCTCCCGAGTTTACCCTGAAAGATATAAAGAAGCAGTATCCGGGTGTTCCTGTTGTCGCCTATGTGAATACAACTGCAGAGGTCAAGGCGGAGAGCGATATCTGTTGCACCTCAGCCAATGTTGTGAAGATCATCGATTCTCTGCCGGGCGATTCAGTGATCTGTATTCCGGACAAGAACCTGTCGATGTGGGCTGCAAAGAACACCAGAAAAAAGGTCATTGCCTGGGACGGGTACTGCAATGTGCATGAGCGCGTCACGGTAAAGGATATTGAAGAGGCGAGGGAGCAGCATCCGGACGCTGTTATTCTGGCGCATCCTGAGTGTCGTATTGAGGTGCTTGAGATGGCTGATCATGTCACCAGCACTTCCGGCATGCTCAGATTTGTCCAGGCATCTGCAGAGCAAGAGTTCGTTGTGGGTACAGAGATCGGTCTCATGTACCGGCTTCGCAAAGAAAACCCCGGCAAGGTCTTCTATGCTCTCAGGAAAGACATGATATGTCCCAATATGAAGAGGACCACACTCCAGAGTGTGCTGCGGGCTTTTCAGGATACCACGTATGTCGTAACGGTATCTGAAGATGTCCGTATCAGGGCAAAAAGGGCACTCGACAGGATGCTCGAAGTTGTATGA
- a CDS encoding SAM-dependent methyltransferase → MNPLENKIRERIRREGPITFESFMAMALYDAEFGYYANRGQRIGREGDFYTSSHLHPVFGAMVGSQIMEMWEVMGSPEEFTIIEMGAGEGYVCKDMFDYLKRASGEEPNAKRLFYQCLQYVIVERNEFQLQRQQERLQGYTDKISWISDIRDAGTIRGCIFSNELLDAFPVHLIRMEDELKEIYVACDSTGFTEQTGELSSGAIAHYFRDAGIELARGFTTELNLRVRDWLLDVGAVLEKGFVFTIDYGHPAEEYYSEDRNRGTLICYHDHEFNEEPYKNIGDQDMTSHVNFSSVRRWGEESGLRSLGYCSQGSFLLAMGIDQEIARLAESSDDYLFEISRIKKLFLPQGMGESHKVLIQFKGSEQPKLRGFSMRNQLRFL, encoded by the coding sequence ATGAATCCTCTTGAAAACAAAATACGTGAACGGATAAGAAGAGAAGGGCCGATCACCTTCGAGTCATTCATGGCTATGGCTCTCTATGACGCTGAATTCGGCTATTATGCTAACCGGGGACAGAGGATCGGCAGAGAAGGGGATTTCTATACCAGTTCCCATCTTCACCCGGTGTTTGGCGCCATGGTCGGCAGCCAGATCATGGAGATGTGGGAAGTCATGGGTTCTCCTGAGGAGTTTACGATCATTGAGATGGGCGCAGGAGAAGGGTACGTATGCAAGGATATGTTCGATTATCTCAAGCGGGCCTCTGGCGAAGAGCCTAACGCAAAGAGGTTATTTTATCAGTGCCTGCAGTATGTGATCGTTGAGAGGAATGAATTTCAGCTTCAACGTCAGCAGGAGAGACTGCAGGGATATACGGATAAGATCTCATGGATCTCCGATATCAGGGATGCAGGAACGATCAGGGGCTGCATATTTTCGAACGAACTTCTCGATGCATTTCCCGTTCATCTTATCAGGATGGAAGATGAGCTCAAAGAGATCTATGTCGCCTGTGACAGCACGGGCTTCACTGAGCAGACCGGCGAGCTCTCTTCAGGTGCAATTGCACACTATTTCCGGGATGCAGGGATCGAATTGGCCAGAGGGTTTACAACGGAACTGAACCTTCGTGTCCGCGACTGGCTGCTCGATGTAGGAGCTGTACTGGAAAAAGGATTTGTCTTTACCATTGACTACGGCCACCCGGCAGAAGAATATTACAGCGAGGACAGGAACAGGGGTACGCTCATCTGCTATCACGATCACGAGTTCAACGAAGAACCCTATAAGAATATCGGCGATCAGGATATGACCAGTCATGTGAATTTCTCTTCGGTCAGGCGCTGGGGAGAGGAATCAGGGCTGAGGTCTTTAGGCTACTGCAGTCAGGGTTCATTTCTTCTCGCCATGGGCATCGATCAGGAGATCGCCAGGCTTGCAGAGAGTTCAGATGATTATCTTTTTGAGATCAGCCGCATCAAAAAACTCTTTCTGCCGCAGGGCATGGGCGAGTCGCACAAGGTGCTGATACAGTTTAAGGGCTCTGAACAGCCAAAGCTGCGGGGATTTTCTATGAGGAACCAGCTGCGGTTTCTGTAA
- a CDS encoding sugar phosphate isomerase/epimerase, with protein MISPHVHIPFSKLSEHLDLIRKRSLNLELYFPGDVLDAITLSDVQKTRELLDHNPSLSFHAPFMDLSPGAVDSLVREATMKRFNHILDVAEVLQPKAIVCHSGYEKWRYALKPDWWLEMSLLTWQPLNRRASDMGVKLAIENIFEDEPSNLKMLMEQMHTDNFGICFDTGHCNLFSKVRLEDWMEALNPHIIELHLHDNDRSSDQHLPVGEGTFDFGKFFHLLKYRDCIHTIEAHSADNVMRSMENIARFTETAAGSS; from the coding sequence GTGATCTCTCCGCACGTTCATATACCGTTCAGCAAACTCTCCGAGCATCTTGATCTCATCAGGAAACGATCTCTGAACCTTGAGTTATATTTTCCCGGTGATGTGCTTGATGCCATCACCCTCAGCGATGTCCAAAAGACCCGGGAACTGCTTGACCACAACCCTTCCCTCTCTTTTCATGCACCCTTCATGGACCTTTCGCCGGGCGCGGTTGACTCGCTCGTAAGAGAAGCCACCATGAAGAGATTTAACCATATACTCGATGTCGCGGAGGTGCTGCAGCCAAAGGCTATCGTCTGCCATTCAGGATATGAGAAATGGCGGTATGCGCTGAAACCGGACTGGTGGCTCGAAATGAGCCTTCTTACCTGGCAGCCGCTCAACAGGAGGGCTTCAGATATGGGCGTTAAGCTGGCTATCGAGAATATTTTCGAAGATGAGCCCTCAAACCTGAAGATGCTGATGGAACAGATGCACACAGACAACTTCGGCATCTGTTTCGATACCGGCCATTGCAATCTTTTCTCAAAGGTCAGACTTGAAGACTGGATGGAGGCATTGAACCCGCATATCATTGAATTGCATCTCCATGACAATGACAGGTCTTCAGACCAGCATCTTCCGGTTGGCGAGGGGACTTTTGATTTCGGCAAGTTTTTCCATCTTCTGAAATACAGGGACTGCATACATACCATTGAGGCCCATTCCGCGGACAACGTGATGCGGTCCATGGAAAATATCGCCCGCTTTACAGAAACCGCAGCTGGTTCCTCATAG
- a CDS encoding zinc ribbon domain-containing protein — protein sequence MPIYEYKCDKCRKHHEIMQKITEKSLTICPGCGGNLKKLISSTSFVLKGSGWYVTDYGNKNRKSAGKEGSEKKEKADSSVQKEHKKEKTDGTTGKETKKESKSEPKPSQKSKE from the coding sequence ATGCCGATATATGAGTATAAATGCGACAAATGCAGGAAGCATCATGAGATCATGCAGAAGATCACAGAAAAATCCCTTACCATCTGCCCTGGCTGCGGCGGGAATCTGAAAAAGCTGATCTCGAGCACATCGTTTGTTCTGAAAGGTTCAGGATGGTATGTGACTGACTATGGGAACAAAAACCGCAAGAGCGCCGGCAAGGAAGGTTCTGAAAAGAAGGAAAAGGCTGACAGCTCTGTGCAGAAGGAACACAAAAAGGAAAAGACAGACGGCACAACGGGAAAAGAGACAAAGAAAGAATCAAAATCAGAGCCAAAGCCGTCGCAAAAGTCCAAAGAGTGA
- a CDS encoding dephospho-CoA kinase gives MVVAALTGNYGMGKSSVASLFRACGAYTLDSDAVVATLLRKKPVIEKIRLLLGPDVLRPDNSLDKSVVADIIFRNKTARRKIEALLHPLVFQAVEAAIKKIRAVNAVVIVEVPLLFEGGFQKRFDRTIVVHTTRKTALGRLRMKEVTRKNALARLHAQMDIRKKKLLADYAIDNNGTRQQTMVQVRKVFKALTEDTER, from the coding sequence ATGGTTGTCGCGGCGCTTACCGGAAATTACGGCATGGGAAAAAGCTCGGTGGCATCCCTGTTCAGGGCATGCGGGGCTTACACTCTTGACAGCGATGCGGTCGTTGCGACTCTCCTGCGGAAAAAGCCGGTCATTGAAAAGATCAGGTTGTTGCTTGGCCCTGATGTTCTCCGTCCGGACAACAGCCTCGATAAGAGCGTTGTTGCCGATATCATTTTCAGGAATAAGACCGCGCGAAGGAAGATCGAGGCCTTGCTGCACCCGCTTGTCTTTCAGGCAGTGGAAGCCGCAATAAAGAAGATCAGGGCAGTCAATGCCGTGGTGATCGTAGAAGTACCGCTGCTTTTCGAGGGCGGGTTTCAGAAGCGCTTTGACAGGACGATCGTTGTGCACACGACCCGGAAAACTGCACTTGGCCGGCTCAGGATGAAAGAGGTTACCCGAAAAAATGCACTTGCAAGACTTCATGCCCAGATGGATATCCGGAAGAAGAAGCTCCTTGCTGATTATGCAATAGATAACAATGGGACAAGGCAGCAGACCATGGTTCAGGTCAGGAAGGTCTTTAAGGCGTTGACAGAGGATACAGAACGGTAG
- a CDS encoding AAA family ATPase — translation MENLNARDLLRIIRSENNLIYVVTDNERSTEAVILEAAADVEGVGSPFVWTCTEGIIRKGEPYKETVEPLAAIDFALSQQGPAIFLFKDLSFFWKNNPFIIRKLKEFVARGRSNILIILGEEESVPEQLQEDLVILYQGLPRIGEIREHLAVLRERIPLLAQACAEFPELEERLAVASQGLYLTDIERSIRTYDYAHTNSQNDIVQMLFEIKQQIIRKSGIMEFIVNDADKDQLGGMENLKLWLERREKVFGLDNLSSGAMMPKGVLVMGISGCGKSLFVKVIAAHWRLPLIRLDMAILYGGSFGSPESSLRKAFRTAEAIAPCVLWIDEIEAGISSQGFKAEGGSASRVLGSFLTWMQEKKAPVFVAATANAIEMLPAEVLRKGRFDEIFYVGLPDEKAREEIYRIHMKKQNIDISGIDLSLMVSSPKHLSGAEIEQVVKSAVFEALAEKRPVVEQDFLVALSRTVPLSVTMAEQIKSIEAWAYQRAVPASGKYHR, via the coding sequence ATGGAAAACCTGAATGCGCGCGACCTGCTGAGAATAATCAGATCAGAAAATAACCTGATCTACGTAGTTACCGACAACGAGCGGAGCACAGAGGCAGTTATCCTAGAGGCGGCTGCAGATGTTGAGGGCGTTGGGAGTCCTTTTGTATGGACCTGCACCGAAGGGATCATCCGCAAGGGAGAGCCGTATAAAGAGACCGTCGAGCCTCTTGCTGCGATTGACTTCGCTCTGTCGCAGCAGGGGCCGGCCATCTTTCTTTTCAAGGACCTTTCTTTCTTCTGGAAAAATAATCCGTTTATCATCAGAAAACTGAAGGAATTTGTTGCTCGCGGACGATCAAACATCCTGATCATCCTGGGTGAAGAAGAGTCTGTTCCTGAACAATTACAGGAAGACCTCGTCATTCTGTATCAGGGACTTCCCCGCATTGGGGAGATCAGGGAGCATCTGGCAGTCTTGAGAGAACGTATTCCTCTGCTGGCCCAGGCCTGTGCCGAATTTCCTGAATTGGAGGAACGATTGGCAGTAGCCTCCCAGGGGCTTTATCTCACTGACATCGAGCGCAGCATCCGCACATACGATTACGCTCATACCAACAGCCAAAACGATATTGTTCAGATGCTCTTTGAGATCAAGCAGCAGATCATCAGAAAAAGCGGCATCATGGAGTTCATCGTCAATGATGCGGACAAGGACCAGTTAGGGGGGATGGAGAACCTCAAGCTTTGGCTGGAACGCCGCGAAAAGGTGTTTGGCCTGGATAACCTCTCTTCCGGCGCCATGATGCCGAAAGGGGTGCTCGTCATGGGCATATCGGGCTGCGGCAAGTCACTCTTCGTCAAGGTTATCGCTGCGCACTGGCGTCTCCCCCTTATCCGTCTGGATATGGCAATTTTGTACGGGGGATCATTCGGGTCGCCCGAGTCCAGCCTGCGCAAGGCATTCAGAACTGCGGAGGCAATAGCGCCCTGCGTCCTCTGGATAGACGAGATCGAGGCCGGCATTTCATCACAGGGATTCAAGGCTGAAGGAGGCTCAGCGTCCCGCGTATTAGGGTCGTTCCTGACCTGGATGCAGGAAAAGAAAGCGCCTGTTTTTGTCGCAGCTACCGCTAACGCCATTGAAATGCTGCCTGCAGAAGTCCTGCGCAAGGGACGCTTCGATGAGATATTTTATGTCGGACTTCCGGATGAGAAGGCGCGTGAAGAGATATACCGCATTCATATGAAGAAGCAGAATATCGATATTTCCGGGATTGATCTCTCGCTGATGGTATCATCACCAAAGCATCTTTCAGGGGCAGAGATCGAGCAGGTGGTCAAATCCGCGGTTTTCGAAGCCCTTGCCGAGAAGCGTCCTGTAGTTGAACAGGATTTTCTGGTTGCGTTGAGCAGAACCGTACCTCTTTCGGTCACGATGGCAGAACAGATCAAGAGTATTGAAGCCTGGGCCTATCAACGCGCAGTACCTGCTTCGGGGAAATATCACCGATAG
- the priA gene encoding primosomal protein N' translates to MAMTCFDIIFPINLGPLTYRCPDSLRHLAEPGMIVSAPLRKSIAMGIIYTRNASPPAGRLKDIAQVHGHAPVFSAADLKLIKWTSEYYLSPEGLVLKQSLPKEIFTRTKRRGSEDTFSAGIPALTDIRLNDLPELESAVSQKRYQTSLLHTASVVHEYSVAASILRSHRNVMVLFPEISQAELFYRAIRNEHGERVCMLHSDMAAGRRSESIDGIISGKHDIIIGTRLALFAPMHTLSLIMVIDEHSSSYKLEEGIRLNVRDTAVMRGFLKKIPVILMSPAPSMDSWFNAQSGKYRLIRLQENTLKPLIRIADQRFGKKGRSYLSTAVIDKARRVLQKNGRILFIINRRGHATFLHCADCGNTESCPDCGIPLVLHKDRGLLECHYCAKTLSVPDVCSKCSSPTIEQLGAGTQRIEEDIRDLFNIEPLRFDSDSASRKTEIQGLLKSIATDEPRIIVGTKMLTKRLTPGSSFSLAALLNADSSLNIPDFRAREKTYQEIISIRDLVAPKGEVVVQTRFPQDPLFRHLRDGNYDAFAAEELAMRAALSFPPYAKLLNILAYGKADLAEKIMKIIGESAGPVEILGPTEKKTKKGIEYSFLLKHSERKILHAAASAVVKHFKNAKDVEIRIDTDPY, encoded by the coding sequence TTGGCTATGACATGCTTCGATATCATATTCCCTATTAACCTGGGGCCCCTCACCTACCGTTGCCCGGACAGTCTGAGACATCTGGCTGAACCCGGCATGATCGTTTCAGCGCCGCTCAGAAAGAGCATCGCAATGGGGATCATCTATACAAGGAACGCATCGCCTCCTGCCGGCCGCCTTAAAGATATCGCCCAGGTCCACGGCCATGCTCCGGTTTTCAGCGCCGCTGACCTGAAGCTGATCAAATGGACGTCCGAATACTATCTATCGCCAGAGGGTCTTGTTTTGAAGCAGTCCCTGCCGAAAGAGATATTCACAAGAACGAAACGCAGGGGGTCCGAAGATACCTTTTCCGCCGGGATCCCGGCATTGACAGACATCCGCCTTAATGACCTTCCCGAGCTTGAATCTGCTGTCAGTCAGAAGCGGTATCAGACCTCGCTCCTGCATACAGCTTCAGTTGTCCATGAATACTCTGTTGCAGCCTCAATACTCAGGTCGCACCGCAATGTCATGGTCCTCTTCCCGGAGATCTCACAGGCAGAGCTCTTTTACCGGGCGATCAGGAACGAACACGGAGAGCGCGTCTGCATGCTCCACAGCGACATGGCTGCGGGCAGACGTTCAGAGAGCATCGACGGCATTATCTCCGGAAAACACGACATTATCATAGGCACCAGATTAGCCCTCTTTGCTCCTATGCATACGCTTTCCCTTATCATGGTGATCGACGAGCATTCGTCTTCATACAAGCTTGAGGAGGGGATCAGGCTTAATGTCCGGGATACCGCGGTCATGAGGGGGTTTCTGAAAAAGATCCCGGTAATCCTGATGTCACCTGCACCGTCAATGGATTCGTGGTTCAACGCGCAATCCGGCAAATACCGTCTTATACGGCTGCAGGAAAATACCCTGAAACCGCTGATCAGGATAGCTGATCAGCGATTCGGGAAAAAAGGCCGCTCGTATCTCTCAACCGCGGTGATCGACAAGGCCAGAAGAGTTTTGCAGAAGAATGGGAGGATACTCTTCATTATCAACAGGAGAGGACATGCAACCTTTCTTCATTGCGCTGACTGCGGCAATACAGAATCATGTCCTGACTGCGGCATACCCCTGGTGCTCCATAAAGACAGGGGCCTGCTTGAGTGTCACTACTGCGCCAAAACTCTTAGTGTGCCTGATGTATGCTCCAAATGCAGCAGTCCTACTATTGAACAGCTTGGGGCGGGGACACAGAGGATCGAGGAAGATATCAGGGACCTTTTCAATATAGAACCACTGCGTTTTGACAGCGACAGCGCAAGCAGGAAAACAGAGATACAGGGACTCCTGAAAAGCATTGCCACTGATGAGCCGCGGATCATCGTCGGCACAAAAATGCTGACGAAACGCCTGACTCCGGGCAGCAGTTTCTCCCTGGCTGCACTTCTTAATGCTGACAGCAGCCTTAATATCCCGGATTTTCGGGCACGTGAAAAGACCTATCAGGAGATCATCTCGATCCGTGATCTTGTTGCTCCAAAAGGCGAAGTCGTCGTCCAGACGCGGTTTCCGCAGGATCCTTTGTTCCGGCATCTGCGAGATGGCAATTATGATGCCTTCGCCGCAGAGGAACTTGCAATGCGGGCAGCATTGAGCTTTCCTCCCTACGCAAAGCTGCTCAATATTCTTGCATATGGCAAAGCGGACCTTGCAGAGAAGATCATGAAGATAATCGGAGAATCGGCAGGACCTGTCGAAATTCTCGGCCCAACGGAAAAGAAGACAAAAAAAGGAATCGAGTATTCCTTCCTGCTCAAGCATAGTGAAAGAAAGATACTGCATGCTGCAGCGAGCGCAGTGGTAAAGCACTTCAAGAATGCAAAGGACGTCGAGATCAGGATCGACACAGACCCGTACTGA
- a CDS encoding pyrimidine/purine nucleoside phosphorylase — protein MSEFRDVTVVKKANVYFNGKVTSRTIIFKDGSKKTLGVMLPGEYEFNTGDREIMEIFSGELDLLLPGQNSWQPVKGGESFEVPANARFSMNVKTISDYCCSFIKA, from the coding sequence ATGTCTGAATTCAGGGATGTAACGGTCGTCAAAAAAGCAAACGTTTATTTTAACGGCAAGGTAACAAGCAGGACAATCATATTCAAGGACGGCTCGAAGAAGACTCTGGGTGTCATGCTGCCCGGAGAGTATGAGTTCAATACCGGCGACAGGGAGATCATGGAGATCTTTTCAGGAGAGCTCGATCTGCTCCTGCCCGGTCAGAACTCCTGGCAGCCGGTCAAAGGGGGAGAATCTTTCGAGGTTCCGGCAAACGCCAGGTTCTCAATGAACGTGAAGACCATCAGCGACTACTGCTGCTCGTTCATTAAGGCGTAA
- a CDS encoding LemA family protein, protein MSVVWILAGFFLLLALWGICIYNRLVMLKNDVRNAWSQVDVQLKRRYDLIPNLVAAVKGFMEHEKTLLQNVVDARARAMAADRIRDRSSAEDSLTNCLNGFFAVMEGYPVLKSNENVMHLQEELVSTENRIAFSRQLYNDLVANYRTRLEVFPDMIISSLFSFRPAEYFSAGRDDLQLPKAALSSSAQ, encoded by the coding sequence ATGAGCGTTGTCTGGATCCTGGCCGGCTTTTTCCTTTTGCTGGCCCTCTGGGGCATCTGTATTTACAACAGGCTCGTCATGCTGAAAAATGACGTAAGAAATGCCTGGAGTCAGGTAGATGTGCAGCTGAAACGCAGATATGATCTCATCCCGAACCTTGTTGCCGCGGTAAAAGGGTTCATGGAACATGAGAAGACCTTACTTCAGAATGTGGTTGACGCCCGGGCCCGGGCCATGGCAGCAGACCGGATAAGAGACAGATCGTCTGCAGAAGATTCCCTGACGAACTGTCTGAATGGCTTTTTTGCGGTGATGGAAGGCTACCCTGTACTCAAGAGCAATGAAAATGTCATGCACCTTCAGGAAGAACTTGTTTCTACCGAGAACCGCATCGCTTTTTCCCGCCAGCTTTATAATGATCTCGTTGCCAACTACAGGACAAGGCTTGAGGTCTTTCCTGACATGATCATCTCCTCGCTTTTTTCGTTCAGGCCGGCAGAATACTTCAGCGCCGGCAGAGATGATCTGCAGCTGCCTAAAGCCGCGCTTTCTTCTTCTGCACAATAA